The following are from one region of the bacterium genome:
- a CDS encoding tetratricopeptide repeat protein: protein MLWSADPWFTSTFKEAQQARLKGNPALAESLYRSLYERAIELGEPETVRKARMEWISFLGSACRYEEARLESERFLSELDVVSDRLIRAEVEYYLANFSYYLNEYDRAIELAGKILSSLSEQESPSLEARVYNMLALSERHIGLYEQAIEHFHEAVLILKKNNLSDDGGYDGNLALLYEDKGRYSDAIESYQVCLSKAKKIKSEEMTTFATMGIGTVYHKLGRFAEARFFLSEALIKAENMENPILTQNVHAAISELALEEFDLVAAFDHATAALLMAQEAAIPELEADARIVNGKILLQRGKHGDFEAALNEAKKASEIHTELGLSYGVALALNLESEVLMALGRSDEALTKALDSVTIGEEFGEDMDSICSTAARILESAGRKEEAKALWDRAHEVVQEKASGLTKKDKESFLARPFVKRVMGQDH, encoded by the coding sequence ATGCTATGGAGTGCGGACCCCTGGTTTACCTCGACGTTTAAAGAAGCCCAGCAGGCAAGACTCAAGGGCAATCCTGCGCTTGCAGAAAGCCTTTACCGTTCACTTTATGAGCGGGCTATTGAGCTTGGCGAACCGGAAACCGTAAGAAAAGCTAGAATGGAATGGATATCGTTTCTTGGTTCGGCCTGCCGATACGAGGAGGCGAGGCTTGAGTCCGAAAGATTCCTTTCGGAACTCGATGTAGTATCCGACAGGCTTATTCGAGCGGAGGTCGAATACTATCTGGCAAACTTCTCCTATTATCTCAACGAATACGACAGGGCGATAGAACTGGCAGGAAAGATACTTTCATCCCTTTCGGAGCAGGAGAGTCCATCGCTTGAAGCGCGCGTCTACAACATGCTTGCCCTTTCTGAAAGACACATCGGGCTTTATGAGCAGGCTATTGAGCATTTTCATGAAGCGGTGTTGATTCTAAAGAAGAACAACCTGTCCGATGACGGCGGTTACGACGGCAATCTCGCTCTCTTGTACGAGGACAAGGGCAGGTATTCGGATGCCATTGAGTCGTACCAGGTCTGCCTGTCAAAGGCAAAAAAAATAAAAAGCGAAGAAATGACAACCTTTGCCACAATGGGGATCGGCACTGTGTACCACAAACTTGGCCGGTTTGCAGAGGCGAGGTTCTTTCTGAGTGAAGCCCTTATTAAAGCGGAAAATATGGAGAACCCTATCCTCACACAAAACGTCCACGCGGCTATTTCCGAACTGGCGCTGGAGGAGTTTGATCTTGTTGCGGCGTTCGATCATGCTACTGCGGCGCTACTTATGGCGCAGGAAGCGGCGATTCCAGAACTCGAGGCCGATGCAAGAATAGTCAACGGGAAGATACTTCTGCAGAGAGGCAAGCATGGTGATTTTGAAGCCGCACTCAACGAAGCAAAAAAGGCAAGCGAAATCCATACCGAACTTGGACTCAGCTACGGCGTAGCCCTTGCCCTGAATCTTGAATCCGAGGTTCTTATGGCGTTAGGACGCTCGGACGAAGCGCTAACAAAAGCCCTGGATTCCGTGACAATCGGAGAGGAGTTCGGTGAGGATATGGACAGCATTTGCTCCACCGCCGCTCGTATTCTTGAATCCGCAGGGAGAAAAGAAGAGGCTAAGGCTTTGTGGGACAGAGCGCACGAGGTTGTTCAGGAGAAAGCCTCCGGTCTAACCAAAAAAGATAAGGAAAGCTTTCTTGCAAGACCGTTTGTCAAGAGGGTGATGGGTCAAGACCATTGA
- a CDS encoding toxin-antitoxin system HicB family antitoxin — protein sequence MRRKLIKDFSGRFLVRIPVSLHRTLAEQSLTDRISLNQYILYLLARGASTREFERFLKSVKDTIVDDLDSVIESDLLHDSPKAKLHLIDLTMIEAKMEKPSGKLHLEGELAISVEESQEILDLSDREVKVKSNYSALIRDKTNGEEVRFSAVFNETYEAIRPLSKEVSRSLEKTRLSNYPNRLFRELLQRMIANLDLRVKFV from the coding sequence ATGAGAAGAAAGCTTATTAAGGATTTCAGCGGTCGGTTTCTTGTCAGAATACCGGTATCCCTTCACCGCACGCTCGCAGAGCAGTCTCTGACCGATCGTATAAGCCTCAATCAATACATACTTTACCTTCTAGCCCGAGGAGCCAGCACAAGGGAGTTTGAGCGTTTCCTCAAAAGTGTTAAGGATACCATTGTCGATGATCTTGATTCCGTTATCGAGTCCGATCTGCTTCACGATTCGCCTAAAGCGAAGCTTCATCTCATTGACCTAACGATGATTGAAGCGAAAATGGAAAAACCGTCGGGAAAACTGCATCTTGAAGGCGAACTGGCTATCTCTGTCGAAGAAAGCCAGGAGATACTGGATTTATCGGACAGGGAAGTTAAAGTAAAATCCAACTATTCCGCCTTGATTCGCGACAAGACAAACGGCGAAGAAGTACGGTTTAGCGCCGTGTTCAATGAGACTTATGAGGCAATCCGACCTCTTTCCAAGGAAGTATCCCGCTCGCTTGAAAAAACGCGTCTGTCCAATTACCCCAACAGGCTTTTCCGCGAACTCCTTCAAAGGATGATTGCTAATCTCGATCTTCGCGTAAAATTCGTATAA